The genomic DNA AACCCGAACGATCGATCATTTGATGAGACTCACAAGTTGCAGTAGGAAACTTCGTGCGGCGGGGATGGCTTCTTATCAGCGTCTAGTTTAGTCGATACCGACGCAAAACAAATATCCAGGCAGCGAAGCCTCTCCGTCGCACGCCCCCCACCCTCGGCTACTGTCGACTTTCAGGTCAGCTGCCAGGACTTTGACGAGCATCCAAATTACTGGTGCACCGTCTGGCGTCCAGTCTGCCTGAACACTGCTGCTGTGGCCGATGATGCACCCTTCACCCTCCGCCAAACGAAGCTTGAAGGGGAGGGTCGAACGAGCGAAGCGAAGTTCGGGGAGGCAAGTCCGCGCATCGACCCCGCCTGATCCTACGGCCGGCCCTCCTCAGAAAATTTGCTAAACGCTCTTTTTCTGGCTCTCCGTGCTTCGCAGTGCGGGTATCGTGTGGGACGTGGCAGCAAGGAGAGTGGGCGGTTTTAGGCGAGCAGTTGGTAGGGGATTTTGCGCTGCACCGATTGCGAGAGTCGCTGTGGGTCGGTCAGGACGATCTTGCGGCGGCCGACGTTGATGAAACCCTCAGCGCGGAGCTGCCCCAGCAGGATCGTGACGGTTTCTCGCGTGCTGCCTAACAGGTTGGCGATCTCTTGATGAGCTAAGCTGATCCGCAGCCGAATCCCGTCGTCGGCGACCGATCCAAACTGTTCAGCCAGGTCCAACAGCAGATGGATCAACCTGTCGCGGTTGGAAACAAACAACAGGTTCTTCAACCGGCGTTCGATTCGACTGCGCCGCAGACCGACCATCTTGGTGATCGCCAATGCGACGCCGCCGTGCTGTGACATCAACTGCTGCAACGCATCGGCAGGGATCATCACAACCGTCGTCGGCTCGACAGCTTCGACGTATTCCTCCCGCGCCACATCGGCAAACAACGCCAACTCGCCAAACATCTCCCCCGGCTCGACAAACGCCAGGATCGATTGCTTGCCATCTGGCGTATGATTGCAGACTTTGACCAACCCCTTGGTCAACAGGAACACGCTGTCCGCCTTCTCGCTGGGAAGGTAGACCGGGCTGCGGGCCCGAAAAGAACGGGAGCGACAGCGGGTTTCGAGCCGCTCGATCTGTTCGGGCAGAAGCCGAGCGAAGAGGTCACAGTTTTGCAGGTGCCATAATTTTTCAGGCATGGCCGTGTCCTTTCGTTGATCACCACACGATTAAACCGGAGATGGCTTGCGGTCGTCCGCAGGACTTCTCTAGATAGACGCGTGAACACCTGTCTGCTCACACACAAAAGCCGAAACTTCGCCGACTAATTCAGCGGCGCGTTGGCTGGGACTGCATATTTGGCGGGGTTCGCGAGGAACATCTGCCGCTGCTCATCGCTCGGGAACAGGTACCGCAGGCCCTGGTGAACCGTCGCAATCTCCGGCTTCCCCGGCACATCCTGCTGCATCTCGACGCGGCAGACCGAACAGAGGCCTTTCATCGCGAGGTCGACGTTGGCGTATTTCGCAGGGTCGGCACGGAACACTTCCTTCTGTTCTTCGCCGGGAAACAGGTACAAACGACCGCCGTAGAGAGCCGCGTGCTGGACCTTGCCAGGCATCCGCTGGGACATGTTGACCGAGCAAACGGTGCAGTCGCCGCCCAACGCGGGGACGTACTTCGCCGGGTCAGCCAGAAAAACCTGCTTCTGCTCTTCGCCGGGGAACAGATAGACCTTCCCGTCATAGGTGACTTGGTGCTGCGTCGTTCCACGAACCCACTTTTTCATGTCGATCACGCAAACCGGGCAATAACCGTCCATCGCGATCTTCGCCTGTGCCGCTCGACTCTGGCTGCCACCAGCTGCCGGCTGCGGCGCGCGGTTCTGACTGCCACCGCTCGCAGGCGGCTGGGCTGGACGAGGAGCTCGCGTGCCCGATTGGGCATCGACTTGAGAGGTGATTACCAGGCACATCGAAAGGGTTACAGCGGCCGAGAGCGAGCGAAGACCAAAGCGTTGATTCAGCATCGAAAAATGCATCCTTTGAGACGAAGGGAAGTTTCCAAAACAGGGGCGTTGATAGCCGAGAGGACGAGGCCAGCCAGAGATCCTTACAGACGAGGGCAAAGATTTTTTTGAGGCCGGCCAGCCGCGACTATCACCGCCCGAGCGGACTTCAATCGGGAACGCGGGCGAAAGAAACACTTCACCCTCTCACAGCGATTGCCGCGGAGAAGCGTGGGGACTGACAGCGCATTCGCCAAGATCGTCGACGCGCGATATAGAAATGCAAATCGAAACAGCTCAGTCGTTGCGGGCTTCGATCGCTTGCTTGATCCGCTGGCGAGCCCCTGCGGAGAGCTTCGCTTTTGCGACGCTGCGATCGCTGTCGAGCTCTTCCACGTGTTGCTGCGTGCGAAGATGCAGCGTATCGACATCGCGACGAAACGCAGCGCACAGCCGACAGAGCCGCAGGTGCATCCAAAGCTCGACCCGCTGACGTAGCGTCAGCTTGGTTTCGAGCGATTCGGAGACGAGCTTGGAGATTTCTTTGCAGCTGAGCATCATCGCGTGTCCAGTTGGTCCCTGTCTTGGTTCCAGCGAGCTTTCATGCACTGCGCCAGGCGAACACGCGCCCGATGGAGCAAGACCCAGAGGTTCGACGGAGTGATCGCAAGTTCCTTACAAATTTCTTCGGTTCCCAGGTCTTCCATCTCCCGCAACGTAAACGCATCGGCTTGATTCGCAGGCAATCGGTGCAGGCACTGCCGTAGAATCGGCCAGAATTCCTCCCGCTCCAACGAATCGAGTGGTTGCATGAGGGTCGATCGCACGCTTTTCTTCCAGTTGCCGGCGCGGTCGAACATCTGATCCATTGGATTGCCACCGTCATCATCGATCAAGTTCTCGGTTCGCTGGCGAACGCGAATCAGATCGATGACCTTGCGTTTCAGGATGCCGGTCAGCCAACCTCGCTCGGATCCTTTGCCCGAGAACTGATGCACATGTTGCAAACCAGCCAAAAACGTCTGCTGCACCACCTCTTCAGCCGCTTCGGCGTTCCGCAGCCGCGAGACCGCGTATCGGAAAAGGAAATCACCATGTTCGTCGACCCAGCTGGCTGGTTCCAGCAGCCCAGGGCCTTCAGGTTCAGCAGGATTATCCATCTGTCTCCAGCCGTAAAAAGAAGATTGCCAACTCGCGTGCGCCTATTGAACGCGATCGCCCGCCGCGACGGTGTGATGTAGCTCACGGTTCGCCATAAGGGTAGCCAAAACAGCGGCGGCCTGGCTGCTGGGGCTGCGTGGCTATCCGCATTGTACATGCTCCGGTAAAATTGTGCCCCGACGCGAAAAACACTACATACCCTTAAAAAACTCTTCCTCAGCAGATCCGATGCCACGATACAACCCTGCCCAGATCGAGCCGAAATGGCAAGCGTATTGGGAGCAGAACAAAACCTTCGCCGCCCCCGAGATGCCGGGCGACAAGAAGCTGTACGCCCTGGACATGTTCCCCTATCCCAGCGGCGATGGGTTGCATGTCGGTCACCCCGAAGGCTACACGGCGACCGATATCGTGTCCCGTTTCAACCGCATGCGCGGCGTCTCGGTCCTGCACCCGATGGGCTTCGACGCCTTTGGCCTGCCCGCCGAAGAGCACGCGATCAAAACCAACACGCCGCCGCGAGCGTCGACCGAAAAGAATATCGCCACTTTCCGCCGACAACTGAAGTCGCTCGGCTTCAGTTACGATTGGGACCGCGAGATCGCGACCACCGACGTCGATTACTTCCACTGGACCCAGTGGATCTTCTTGGTGTTGTTCGACACGTGGTTCGATGCCGATCAACAGAAGGGGCGTCCGATTGCGGAACTGCCGATCCCGGCAGAGGTCACCGCCGCGGGAGCCGACGCGGTCCGCAGCTATCAAGACGATCATCGCTTGGCCTTCCAGAGCGATGCGTTGGTGAACTGGTGCCCGGCGCTGGGGACAGTGTTGGCGAACGAAGAGGTTGTCGATGGTAAGAGCGAACGGGGCAGCCATCCGGTCGAACGCCGTCCGCTGCGACAGTGGATGTTGCGGATCACCGCTTACGGCGACCGCTTGCAGAACGACTTGGAATCGGTCGATTGGCCCGAGAGCATCAAGACGATGCAGCGCGATTGGATCGGCCGCAGCACGGGGGCGGAAGTCGATTTCTTTGTCGGCGAGGTCGATGACTTCCAGACTTGGAAAAGTGCCCGCAGCGAGTTTCCTGCAAAGCCAACCGACGACAGCTTGCGGATCTACACGACCCGCCCCGACACGCTTTACGGCGCGTCGTACATGGTGATCGCTCCGGAACATCCGTTTGTCGATCGCCTGACGACGGACGACCAAAAAGCGGAGGTCGAAGCCTACTGCCAAGCGGCGGCGAACAAGAGCGACCGCGAGCGTCAGGAGGACAAAGAGAAGTCGGGCGTCTTCACCGGCTCCTACGCGATCAACCCCGTCAACGGACAACCGACGCCGATCTGGATCAGCGATTACGTGCTGATTCACTACGGCACCGGTGCGATCATGGCGGTCCCGGCGCACGACCAGCGGGACTTTGAATTCGCCAAGAAGTTCGACTTGCCGATCACGCCGGTCGTCGATCCGGGCGAGGTGCATGAAGAGCGCGATCAGGTGCTGGCGGGCGAAGCCTGTTTCGCCGGACACGGCAACGCGATCAACAGCGGCCCGTACAACGGAGTCCCCACGGCCGACTTCAAGCAGAAGATCTCCGAGGCGCTGGAAGCGGAAGGGACTGGGCACGAAGCTGTCAATTACAAGCTCCGCGATTGGTTGTTCAGCCGTCAGCGATTCTGGGGCGAACCGTTCCCGATCCTGCACGAACTGGACGACGCTGGCAATCCGACGGGCAACATCCGCGCTGTCGATGTCGCCGACCTGCCGATCGATCTGCCGCATCTGGAAGATTACAAACCGCACGGAAAACCGGAACCGCCGCTGGGCAAATCGCCCGACGAGTGGCTGTATGTCGAGATCGACGGCAAGCGATACAAACGCGAAACGAACACGATGCCTCAGTGGGCTGGTTCGTGTTGGTACTACCTGCGGTTCATCGACCCCAAGAACGGCGACGCCTTTATCGATCCTGAAAAGGAAAAGGCTTGGATGCCGGTCGATCTGTACATCGGCGGTGCCGAACACGCGGTGCTGCATCTGCTGTACTCTCGCTTCTGGCACAAAGTCCTCTACGATCGCGGGCACGTCAGTTGTCCCGAGCCCTTTGGCCGCTTGGTCAACCAAGGGATGATCCTTGGCCAACCGCAGTACCACGTCAGCGAAGCAGCAGCCGAAGCGGCGGAAGCCAAACTGACATCGCTGGGCGTGACGCCGGTTCGCGTCGAGAATAACGACAAGGTTTCGTACATCCTGCAGCAGACCGCTGGTGGCGCCGACTTGTCGGACGACATGACCGAAAAGCGTCAGGGGCAAACCTATCTAGCCGGAACCGATATCGAACTGACGCCCAAGGCGGACAAGATGTCCAAGAGCCGCGGGAACGTGGTCAACCCAGACGACATCATCAAAGTCCATGGTGCCGACACGCTGCGGATGTACGAGATGTTCATGGGCCCGTTGGAAGCGACCAAGCCGTGGAACATGGCGGGCGTCGGCGGGATCCGCAAATTCCTGGATCGCGTGTGGCGAATGATCGCCGACGAAGATGCTGAAACGCCGACGTTGGCTGCGGAGGTGCAAGACGTCGCGCCGACCGAAGAGCAGAACCGTGTGCTGCATCAGACGATCAAAGCGGTTACGCACGACACCGACACGCTGGGCTTTAACACAGCGATCGCGCGGATGATGGAGTTCGTCAACTTCTTCAGCAAGCAGAAGGTCCGCCCTCGCGCGGCGATGGAAAGCTTTGTCCTGATGCTGGCTCCGTACGCTCCGCATGTCAGCGAAGAGTTGTGGGGACTGCTGGGGCATGACGGCACGCTGACTTACGCCACTTGGCCCGAGCACGACGAAGCGGCATTGGTCGAATCATCGATCGAATTGCCGGTTCAGATCCAGGGCAAGGTCCGCGCCAAGATCCAAGTCGCCGCCGACCTCTCGCAAGACGAAGTCCTCGCGATCGCATTGGCCGACGAAAAAGTGGTCGCCGCGATCGGCGACAAGCAGGTCGTCAAGAAGATCGTCGTCCCCGGACGCCTGGTCAACTTGGTCGTGAAGTAGTCCCGCCGTATCACCGTCGCACGAGGTTGCCCCATGTGCAAGCGAGTCACCGCCGTCCCCTTTGGGTTCGCAGTGGTCCTGTTTTTTTCATCGCTTGCAGTGGGGCAACAGGATGCCGATCCGTACAGGCACTACGTCCAGCATTCACGCGATTTCCAACGCGTGCATCAAGACCGCCAATGGGCACTGCAGGCGTTTCCTAGCTGGACCTACATGCCGTGGACCTACCGGTGGACGATCGGGTTTGACGACGCTGCGGGGCGTTGGAGCCAAGAGCATGGTTACAACGGCGGCTTTGTCGATCGCGACGACATCGGCACCGCCGGATCGCCGCGCGGGCGGCTGCAGTGGCTGGAGAAATTTCGCCTCCCCTTCTATATGGATCACGCTGCTGGCAAGGGATTGCTACATCTGTTTGATGGCGGCGAAGTAAAGCCCCATCTCGATGCGTTGCATTCGACCGGCATCCGAACGGTGCCGATGAACCAGCAGACGCTAACGCAACTGCGGGATCGAATGCGGAAACATATCACGGCGGTCCGAGATTCGCCGCAGCGCGTCGCGTATGCACTGGATGATGAAGCCTCCTGGGGGCATTTTGTCCATCCGACGATGTGGCAGATCACCGATGATCCGGCGGCCTACCAGGATTGGTTGACGGAGATCTACGGCGAGGCGAACGCGCCCAAGCGAACCGAATGGATCAGCTACGACACGCTCCTCCCGCATCTCCGCGAAACGACCATCGCCGAGTTCGACGCCAGTCCGCTGATGGACCAATGGACGTTCAACGACTCGTGGTGGAGCAACCAGATCGGCGAACTGGTTCAATACTCCAACACGCTGGATCCCGCCACGCCGTGCGGTCTCGTGGGCGGCCAGATGCCGAGCCCTTTTGGCGGATACGACTATGCCAAACTGATGCGGAAGGTGCAGTTCATCGAAAGCTACAACCTCGGCTCATCGCAGGCGATCATCCGCTCGCTTAATCCCGAGAACGGGCTGCCGGCAGTCACCACCCACTTTCATCGCTCGGTCGACGATACGATCTGGCAGACTTGGTATTACCTGGCGCACGGCAACCGCGGCTTCATCGGCTGGGTCGACGGATGGTTCGATGGCGAGACACCAAAACCGTGGCATCGCGAGGTAGCTCCGTCGTACCGCGAGGCGGGCGATACGATCGGGCCTCTGCTGGTCGGCAGCCGCTGGCAACACGATCGCGTGGCGATCTATTACAGCCATGCGTCGATTCAACTCGGATGGATCCTCGACGCGGAAGCCCATGGGAAAACCTGGCGAAATCGCAACAACGACCATCGACTCAGCAGCGCTGCCAACGTCCGCAAAGCTTGGGAGAACATGCTTCGCGATTCCGGTTTGCAATACGATTTCATCAGTTATGTCGATGCGATCCAGCAGGGGATTCCCGACGAGTACGACGTTCTGATCCTGCCCGCTTGCTTGGCGTTATCCGATGCGGAAGCCGACGCGATTCGCGCGTTTTGCAAACGAGGCGGAACGGTCATCGCCGACTACCTGCCGGGCATGTGGGACCAACATGGCACCGGACGCCCCGAGGGCGGAGCGTTGGACGACATGTTCGGTATCGAGCAACCCAG from Rosistilla oblonga includes the following:
- a CDS encoding Crp/Fnr family transcriptional regulator, whose translation is MPEKLWHLQNCDLFARLLPEQIERLETRCRSRSFRARSPVYLPSEKADSVFLLTKGLVKVCNHTPDGKQSILAFVEPGEMFGELALFADVAREEYVEAVEPTTVVMIPADALQQLMSQHGGVALAITKMVGLRRSRIERRLKNLLFVSNRDRLIHLLLDLAEQFGSVADDGIRLRISLAHQEIANLLGSTRETVTILLGQLRAEGFINVGRRKIVLTDPQRLSQSVQRKIPYQLLA
- a CDS encoding sigma-70 family RNA polymerase sigma factor — its product is MDNPAEPEGPGLLEPASWVDEHGDFLFRYAVSRLRNAEAAEEVVQQTFLAGLQHVHQFSGKGSERGWLTGILKRKVIDLIRVRQRTENLIDDDGGNPMDQMFDRAGNWKKSVRSTLMQPLDSLEREEFWPILRQCLHRLPANQADAFTLREMEDLGTEEICKELAITPSNLWVLLHRARVRLAQCMKARWNQDRDQLDTR
- the leuS gene encoding leucine--tRNA ligase — encoded protein: MPRYNPAQIEPKWQAYWEQNKTFAAPEMPGDKKLYALDMFPYPSGDGLHVGHPEGYTATDIVSRFNRMRGVSVLHPMGFDAFGLPAEEHAIKTNTPPRASTEKNIATFRRQLKSLGFSYDWDREIATTDVDYFHWTQWIFLVLFDTWFDADQQKGRPIAELPIPAEVTAAGADAVRSYQDDHRLAFQSDALVNWCPALGTVLANEEVVDGKSERGSHPVERRPLRQWMLRITAYGDRLQNDLESVDWPESIKTMQRDWIGRSTGAEVDFFVGEVDDFQTWKSARSEFPAKPTDDSLRIYTTRPDTLYGASYMVIAPEHPFVDRLTTDDQKAEVEAYCQAAANKSDRERQEDKEKSGVFTGSYAINPVNGQPTPIWISDYVLIHYGTGAIMAVPAHDQRDFEFAKKFDLPITPVVDPGEVHEERDQVLAGEACFAGHGNAINSGPYNGVPTADFKQKISEALEAEGTGHEAVNYKLRDWLFSRQRFWGEPFPILHELDDAGNPTGNIRAVDVADLPIDLPHLEDYKPHGKPEPPLGKSPDEWLYVEIDGKRYKRETNTMPQWAGSCWYYLRFIDPKNGDAFIDPEKEKAWMPVDLYIGGAEHAVLHLLYSRFWHKVLYDRGHVSCPEPFGRLVNQGMILGQPQYHVSEAAAEAAEAKLTSLGVTPVRVENNDKVSYILQQTAGGADLSDDMTEKRQGQTYLAGTDIELTPKADKMSKSRGNVVNPDDIIKVHGADTLRMYEMFMGPLEATKPWNMAGVGGIRKFLDRVWRMIADEDAETPTLAAEVQDVAPTEEQNRVLHQTIKAVTHDTDTLGFNTAIARMMEFVNFFSKQKVRPRAAMESFVLMLAPYAPHVSEELWGLLGHDGTLTYATWPEHDEAALVESSIELPVQIQGKVRAKIQVAADLSQDEVLAIALADEKVVAAIGDKQVVKKIVVPGRLVNLVVK
- a CDS encoding beta-galactosidase trimerization domain-containing protein, which codes for MCKRVTAVPFGFAVVLFFSSLAVGQQDADPYRHYVQHSRDFQRVHQDRQWALQAFPSWTYMPWTYRWTIGFDDAAGRWSQEHGYNGGFVDRDDIGTAGSPRGRLQWLEKFRLPFYMDHAAGKGLLHLFDGGEVKPHLDALHSTGIRTVPMNQQTLTQLRDRMRKHITAVRDSPQRVAYALDDEASWGHFVHPTMWQITDDPAAYQDWLTEIYGEANAPKRTEWISYDTLLPHLRETTIAEFDASPLMDQWTFNDSWWSNQIGELVQYSNTLDPATPCGLVGGQMPSPFGGYDYAKLMRKVQFIESYNLGSSQAIIRSLNPENGLPAVTTHFHRSVDDTIWQTWYYLAHGNRGFIGWVDGWFDGETPKPWHREVAPSYREAGDTIGPLLVGSRWQHDRVAIYYSHASIQLGWILDAEAHGKTWRNRNNDHRLSSAANVRKAWENMLRDSGLQYDFISYVDAIQQGIPDEYDVLILPACLALSDAEADAIRAFCKRGGTVIADYLPGMWDQHGTGRPEGGALDDMFGIEQPSSLAAKSIFGESLWVEVDQDANYSYKTATDFLTNKNTCLVDESGFHLAIRDFPTGQTARFGEGQAWLMNLSPQWYNAYREQGMQTAAKRDRFIQPIFDAGVRPWVRIADESEQTFGYEITYWRMPTDEGQPPRTLLFVCFNPDVSGNSQGGGNSVGLKSSELEITLQFATPVTQVRNERTGTMLQNGRQVTVPWKQNEAVVLSLQTEAE